One stretch of Podospora bellae-mahoneyi strain CBS 112042 chromosome 2, whole genome shotgun sequence DNA includes these proteins:
- a CDS encoding hypothetical protein (EggNog:ENOG503P7HE; COG:S): MDFPPLGHLRIASPDDVPRISVVATAAFRYSPLFEWERPNHSKYPEDTLESYRAQFLDAIQSDDHIVLVREDAYLHDENNKTAAIIPDNTGWTTPKAGEQVIVGVISIKLDPGSPHVGKLKSNNGCYLATPHSLNRDLNQRHYDEWGLLSATAKRKNRVHRHSTISMIVVHPAYWRRGHGTQLATWARDLSRMDRIPQCVSAAPMSQCLFMSLGFREIDAIVAEGDKDDPRGVKTLLLEFGREYRGEPYQHLILRWIVKVTKDSLLGLVRWTQRTLNRMQVQGNEKWIW; the protein is encoded by the exons ATGGATTTCCCTCCGCTGGGCCACCTGCGTATCGCAAGCCCCGACGATGTTCCTCGCATTAGCGTCGTGGCAACTGCCGCTTTTCGATACTCTCCTCTGTTCGAGTGGGAACGTCCCAATCATTCAAAGTACCCCGAAGACACACTCGAATCGTACCGCGCCCAATTCCTGGATGCCATCCAGAGCGACGATCATATAGTCTTGGTCCGGGAGGACGCTTACTTGCACGatgaaaacaacaagacagCTGCCATCATACCGGACAACACCGGTTGGACTACTCCCAAGGCTGGTGAACAGGTCATTGTCGGTGTTATATCCATTAAACTCGACCCAGGCTCTCCTCATGTTGGTAAATTGAAAAGCAATAATG GTTGTTATCTCGCAACTCCACATAGCCTGAATCGAGATTTAAACCAACGCCACTATGACGAGTGGGGCCTTCTCTCTGCTACCgccaaaaggaaaaacagAGTCCACAGACACTCCACCATCAGCATGATAGTTGTTCACCCGGCATACTGGAGACGTGGCCATGGCACTCAGCTGGCAACATGGGCTAGAGACCTCTCAAGAATGGACAGGATCCCTCAGTGTGTCAGCGCTGCGCCCATGTCCCAGTGTCTGTTCATGTCTCTGGGATTCCGGGAGATCGACGCAATTGTGGCTGAAGGAGATAAGGATGACCCTAGAGGAGTCAAAACACTGTTGCTGGAGTTCGGACGCGAATACCGCGGCGAGCCTTACCAACATCTGATTCTTCGTTGGATTGTCAAGGTTACAAAGGACTCACTGTTGGGGCTGGTGAGGTGGACACAGCGTACGTTGAATAGGATGCAGGTCCAGGGGAATGAGAAATGGATTTGGTGA